In Citrus sinensis cultivar Valencia sweet orange chromosome 2, DVS_A1.0, whole genome shotgun sequence, a single genomic region encodes these proteins:
- the LOC127900312 gene encoding uncharacterized protein LOC127900312, which translates to MEESVEPLTHEEITNSSLVPPFPQALIKPKKSNHSPEIYEVFKQVKVNIPLLDVIKYVPSYAKFLKDLCTVKMKHKVQKRAFLAEQVSSILSTNSALKYKDPGCPTISCTIGDHKIGHVLLDLGASVNLLPYSVYQQLNLGELKPTSTTLLLADRSIKVPRGIIENVLVQVDKFIYPVDFIVLEMEPNANECKQIPVILGRPFLTIVNVLINYRNGLMNLSFGNMTLELNVFNMCKQPYHQEDDDNENEEIDLIEPIIKEHIQDGNFTNSAEICFAGSFESSKELDFDTANICPTLDYMQVPISDNDQSNFEDTI; encoded by the coding sequence atggaAGAGTCTGTCGAACCTTTAACCCATGAAGAAATAACCAACTCTTCTCTTGTACCCCCATTTCCTCAAGCACTAATCAagccaaagaaatcaaaccacaGTCCAGAAATTTATGAAGTTTTTAAACAAGTAAAGGTCAACATTCCTCTACTGGATGTCATTAAATATGTACCTTCTTATGCTAAATTTCTGAAAGATCTGTGCACGgtgaaaatgaaacataagGTGCAAAAGAGAGCTTTTTTAGCAGAACAGGTAAGTTCAATTCTCTCAACCAATAGTGCTTTGAAATACAAGGATCCTGGTTGTCCAACTATTTCTTGTACTATTGGGGATCATAAAATTGGACATGTTCTACTTGATCTTGGTGCcagtgttaatttgcttccttATTCAGTTTACCAACAACTCAATCTCGGTGAGTTAAAACCAACTTCTACCACTCTTTTACTTGCTGATAGATCGATTAAAGTTCCAAGAGgaataattgaaaatgtatTAGTCCAAGtcgataaattcatatatcctgtggattttattgttttggaaaTGGAACCAAATGCTAATGAATGCAAACAAATTCCTGTTATATTGGGTCGACCATTTTTAACTATTGTTaatgttttgataaattacAGGAATggattaatgaatttatctttcggcaacatgacacTGGAACTCAATGTGTTCAACATGTGCAAACAACCTTACCaccaagaagatgatgataatgagaaTGAGGAGATTGATCTCATCGAACCAATCATTAAGGAACACATTCAGGATGGGAATTTTACAAACTCTGctgaaatttgttttgctggttcttttgaatcaagtaAGGAATTAGATTTTGATACTGCTAACATATGCCCTACACTTGATTATATGCAGGTACCTATAAGTGACAATGACCAATCGAACTTTGAAGATACGATATAA